From the Candidatus Edwardsbacteria bacterium genome, one window contains:
- a CDS encoding PorV/PorQ family protein, with translation MASKYAGEFLNVGLGSAAMGMGGAYVSIANDAFAGYWNPAGTSSASHQIIFSHSNNFGSLVAHDALGYSRPMGQYALGLVYIRLSVKDIPYTNQALIDLNNNGIMDSGERLDYSQIIYNDEAESALLLNYSRKCDPVTSWGLNLKFVNKSVGTSSAWGLGLDAGLMTVWKEKIKLGINLQDITTTYLAWDNGTKEAISPAVKLGASYHPSIAGDKPLALALGGDFRFEGRQSAANYHLGSISLDLHLGLEYWLKKRIALRLGGDQGRFTAGAGLKLGRFNFDYAYMAHKYLESSTRLSGAFTF, from the coding sequence ATGGCCTCAAAATACGCCGGGGAATTTCTGAATGTAGGGCTGGGATCGGCCGCCATGGGTATGGGCGGAGCTTATGTATCTATTGCCAATGATGCTTTTGCCGGCTACTGGAACCCGGCCGGAACCTCTTCGGCCAGTCATCAGATAATCTTCTCCCATTCCAATAATTTCGGTTCGCTGGTGGCCCACGATGCGCTGGGATACTCCCGCCCCATGGGACAATATGCCCTGGGGCTGGTATATATCCGGTTATCTGTCAAGGACATACCCTACACCAACCAGGCCCTGATCGACCTGAACAACAACGGCATAATGGATTCCGGAGAGAGGCTGGATTACTCACAGATCATTTATAATGACGAGGCAGAATCGGCCTTATTGTTGAATTATAGCCGTAAATGTGATCCGGTTACCAGCTGGGGCCTTAATCTGAAATTTGTCAATAAATCAGTGGGGACCAGCTCGGCCTGGGGATTGGGTCTCGATGCCGGATTGATGACCGTCTGGAAAGAAAAGATAAAATTGGGCATAAATCTGCAGGATATAACCACCACGTATCTGGCTTGGGATAACGGCACCAAGGAAGCGATCTCTCCCGCGGTAAAGCTGGGAGCGTCCTACCACCCCTCCATCGCCGGGGATAAACCGCTGGCCCTGGCCCTGGGCGGTGATTTCAGGTTTGAGGGACGGCAATCCGCCGCCAATTACCACCTGGGCAGCATAAGCCTGGATCTTCATCTGGGCCTGGAATACTGGCTGAAGAAAAGGATAGCTTTAAGATTGGGCGGAGATCAGGGCCGGTTTACCGCCGGTGCCGGACTGAAACTGGGACGATTCAATTTCGATTACGCCTATATGGCCCATAAATACCTGGAAAGCTCCACCCGACTCTCCGGTGCGTTCACATTTTGA
- a CDS encoding ADP-ribosylation factor-like protein, translating into MALINRASREISCKIVYYGPGLGGKTTNLRQIYQKVDPQAKSQLISLATELDRTLFFDFMPLDLGTIQGYKTKFHLYTVPGQVFYNASRKLVLRGVDGIVFVADSQRERYEDTLASFANLKENLAEMSLSLETVPLVLQYNKRDLPNIVSLDELKSQLNGNNLPDFEAVASQGIGVFETLKEIARQVLGNVGKRSI; encoded by the coding sequence ATGGCCCTTATAAACCGAGCCTCCCGTGAGATCAGCTGTAAGATCGTTTATTACGGCCCTGGCCTGGGCGGCAAGACCACCAACCTCCGACAGATCTACCAGAAGGTTGATCCCCAGGCCAAGAGCCAGCTGATATCGCTGGCCACCGAACTGGACCGCACCCTATTCTTCGATTTCATGCCGCTGGACTTGGGGACCATTCAGGGATACAAGACCAAATTCCATTTATACACCGTCCCCGGGCAGGTGTTCTACAATGCCAGCCGTAAGCTGGTGCTGAGGGGCGTCGACGGGATAGTATTTGTGGCCGATTCCCAGCGGGAACGTTACGAGGATACCCTGGCCAGCTTTGCCAATTTAAAGGAGAACCTGGCCGAGATGTCCCTTTCCCTAGAAACCGTACCGCTGGTCCTTCAGTATAATAAAAGAGACCTGCCCAACATCGTATCCCTGGATGAGTTGAAATCCCAGTTGAACGGCAACAATTTGCCCGATTTCGAGGCCGTGGCCAGCCAGGGAATAGGCGTTTTTGAGACCCTAAAGGAGATCGCCCGCCAGGTACTGGGGAATGTCGGTAAAAGATCAATATAG
- the glgA gene encoding glycogen synthase GlgA translates to MTERPLNIITISSEMVPFAKTGGLADVAGSLAQMYQQAGHRSIAIVPYYQAIDKNILHTESTGIEFEVPIGHSTENITVFSSRDVPGVTTYLIDHPYFNSRAGLYGTAQGDHQDNAQRFILFARASLQLIIRLGVNPDIIQCHDWQSGLIPVYLKNFYYNNPVFKDTKTVFTIHNLAFQGLFPPETMLAAGLPWALFNIDGLEFYGKMNFLKGGLSFSDHITTVSPNYAREILTPEFGCGLHGLLNILQHKLTGIINGIDYSEWDPGTDRFLPARYFATDFASKQISKRLLCKRFGLGYQAEKPLLGMVSRLSAQKGLDILVECLPRLFESSLDIAILGTGDIGYHEMLISRQQQHPERLGLKLAFDNEMAHLTYAGSDMFLMPSRYEPCGLGQLIALRYGAIPIVRNTGGLADTVVDYDQGLQKANGFSFNEYSPAAFSGAISRALNLFEDQPSWQQLMSSAMSCDYSWKASARTYLDLFYKLLAE, encoded by the coding sequence TTGACCGAACGGCCGTTGAATATAATAACCATCTCTTCCGAGATGGTCCCATTCGCCAAAACCGGAGGACTGGCAGATGTCGCCGGCTCCCTGGCTCAGATGTACCAACAAGCGGGGCACCGGTCCATAGCCATCGTGCCGTATTACCAGGCTATCGATAAAAATATTCTGCACACTGAATCGACCGGCATCGAATTCGAGGTCCCGATTGGCCACAGCACCGAGAATATAACAGTTTTTAGTTCCCGGGATGTTCCCGGGGTCACCACCTACCTCATCGATCACCCCTATTTCAACAGCCGGGCCGGCCTGTACGGGACAGCCCAGGGCGATCACCAGGACAACGCCCAGAGGTTCATCCTGTTTGCCCGGGCCTCGCTGCAGTTGATCATCCGGCTGGGCGTGAACCCCGATATAATCCAGTGCCACGATTGGCAGAGCGGCCTGATCCCGGTGTATCTGAAGAACTTTTATTACAACAACCCCGTTTTCAAGGACACCAAAACGGTCTTTACCATCCATAACCTGGCCTTTCAGGGGCTATTCCCGCCCGAAACCATGCTGGCAGCCGGACTGCCCTGGGCCCTCTTTAACATTGACGGCCTGGAATTCTACGGCAAGATGAATTTTCTAAAAGGCGGTCTGTCCTTTTCCGACCACATCACCACGGTCAGCCCCAATTATGCCCGGGAGATACTGACCCCGGAGTTCGGCTGCGGTCTGCACGGGCTGTTGAACATCCTGCAGCATAAACTTACCGGGATCATAAACGGAATCGATTATTCCGAGTGGGACCCCGGGACCGACAGATTTCTGCCGGCCCGATACTTTGCCACTGACTTTGCCAGCAAACAGATATCTAAAAGACTTCTTTGCAAGAGATTCGGCCTGGGATACCAGGCCGAAAAACCCCTGCTGGGAATGGTCTCGCGGCTGTCCGCTCAAAAGGGTCTGGATATATTGGTCGAATGTCTGCCCCGATTATTCGAAAGCAGCCTGGATATCGCAATTCTGGGCACCGGAGATATAGGATACCATGAAATGCTCATCAGCCGGCAGCAGCAGCATCCAGAACGACTCGGGCTGAAGCTGGCCTTTGACAATGAAATGGCCCATCTGACCTATGCCGGCTCGGATATGTTCCTGATGCCCTCCCGATATGAACCCTGCGGCCTGGGGCAGTTGATAGCATTAAGATACGGCGCTATACCTATAGTCCGGAATACCGGCGGGCTGGCTGATACCGTAGTCGATTATGACCAGGGACTTCAAAAAGCCAACGGATTCTCCTTCAATGAATACTCCCCGGCTGCTTTTTCCGGAGCGATCTCCCGAGCCCTCAACTTGTTCGAGGATCAGCCGTCCTGGCAGCAGCTGATGAGCAGCGCCATGTCCTGTGATTATTCCTGGAAGGCATCGGCCCGGACGTATCTGGATTTATTCTATAAATTATTAGCGGAATGA
- the galT gene encoding galactose-1-phosphate uridylyltransferase, giving the protein MPELRKDPIIGRWVIISTERGKRPVDYEVVPEPAKKGGCPFCFGNEALTPPEIMAVRPPGSPANGPGWQLRVVPNKFPALRVEGQLDKSGEGLYDKMTGIGAHEIFIESPVHDLHLADMETEHIAELLQAFVARMQDLKRDIRLKYLMVFKNQGFRAGATMEHSHSQLIATPIVPKTIKEELEGSLEYYKYKERCVFCDIIKQEIEDARRLVMENDRFISIVPYAARFPFETWILPKKHLSSFEDSAVPDLKMLAEILKGTLLRMNRSVNTPPYNLVLHTAPCDRPNIDHYHWHIEIMPRLTRVAGFERGTGFYINPTPPEEAAAFLREVVIS; this is encoded by the coding sequence ATGCCTGAATTAAGAAAAGATCCTATCATCGGCCGTTGGGTCATCATCTCCACTGAAAGAGGCAAACGGCCGGTTGATTATGAAGTGGTGCCGGAGCCAGCCAAGAAAGGCGGGTGCCCTTTTTGCTTCGGCAATGAGGCCCTCACCCCTCCGGAGATAATGGCCGTACGCCCCCCGGGCTCCCCGGCCAACGGGCCGGGCTGGCAACTGCGGGTAGTGCCCAACAAGTTTCCGGCCCTCAGGGTTGAAGGCCAGTTGGATAAATCCGGCGAAGGCCTTTACGACAAAATGACCGGCATTGGGGCCCACGAGATTTTTATCGAAAGCCCGGTGCACGACCTTCATCTGGCCGATATGGAGACGGAGCACATAGCGGAGCTGCTGCAGGCCTTTGTGGCCAGAATGCAGGATTTGAAGCGCGACATCCGGCTCAAATACCTGATGGTCTTCAAAAACCAGGGGTTCCGGGCCGGGGCCACCATGGAGCACAGCCATTCCCAGCTTATCGCCACGCCCATCGTCCCCAAGACCATCAAGGAGGAACTGGAAGGCTCCCTGGAATATTATAAATACAAAGAACGCTGCGTTTTCTGCGACATCATCAAGCAGGAAATAGAAGATGCCCGCCGACTGGTCATGGAGAATGACAGATTCATCAGCATCGTACCCTATGCCGCCCGGTTTCCCTTCGAGACATGGATACTGCCCAAGAAGCATCTGTCCAGCTTTGAGGACAGCGCAGTTCCTGATCTGAAGATGCTGGCCGAGATCCTAAAAGGGACCCTGCTGCGCATGAATCGCTCGGTCAACACCCCGCCCTATAATCTGGTCCTTCACACCGCCCCCTGCGATCGGCCTAATATCGACCACTACCACTGGCATATAGAGATCATGCCCCGCTTGACCCGGGTGGCTGGATTTGAAAGGGGCACCGGATTTTATATCAATCCCACCCCTCCGGAGGAGGCGGCTGCATTTTTAAGGGAGGTCGTGATAAGTTGA
- a CDS encoding peptidylprolyl isomerase gives MAFKRTFALIMVLTLTVAGTLVAKDKVTKEDPEMLLSQMAQLSLKYQDYPQAVSAYNKLLESYPQSKMAKDYTYYLALAYERSNNFQISAENYQKVVTDYKNVKSAIPGIDSLSLEGVGRCFNKNFKEYAAIINGQPMTKLELDAELEKVPSHYRTQFEGDAGRKKFLDQIIERQLLYAEAQKQGIINNPEIFQRIKDTEQNLLIRGLYDQEVIQKAQPSEKEVRDYYKKNIKEYQTPEQVRASQIVVDNYAQAQKIYQELKSKKGQPFDTLVAKYSIAPNARSNGSLGLINKDQKPSPEPVLFKTAKGKYSKVIPTEPRFAVVKLVKQEGKKLHLNWIVAGTEDEAKKIIAELKAAPDSFGAIAAKRSLDASKDQGGDLGLVTKDQVAPEVFKAASGLKAGKFTTKPVKHFAQYAIYRIDDQIKAGVRDFKQVQAQISGQLQKERQQALYDGLLNRLKEEAKIEYLIEAPEPANMEEKPVEKPEPKGKLQKKAKPRK, from the coding sequence ATGGCCTTTAAGAGAACCTTTGCGCTTATTATGGTCCTGACCTTGACCGTTGCAGGCACCCTGGTCGCCAAGGACAAAGTCACCAAAGAAGACCCCGAGATGTTGCTATCGCAGATGGCCCAGCTGAGCCTGAAATACCAGGACTATCCCCAGGCCGTCTCCGCATATAATAAGCTTCTGGAGAGCTACCCCCAGTCAAAAATGGCCAAGGATTATACCTATTATCTGGCCCTGGCCTATGAGCGGTCCAATAATTTCCAGATCTCCGCCGAAAACTACCAGAAAGTGGTCACCGATTATAAAAATGTCAAATCCGCCATACCCGGCATCGACAGCCTATCCCTGGAAGGGGTCGGACGGTGTTTCAATAAGAATTTCAAGGAGTATGCCGCCATCATCAACGGACAGCCCATGACCAAGCTGGAGCTGGATGCCGAGCTGGAGAAGGTTCCCTCCCACTACCGGACCCAGTTCGAGGGCGACGCCGGCCGTAAAAAGTTTCTGGATCAGATCATCGAACGCCAGTTGCTTTACGCCGAGGCCCAGAAACAGGGTATCATCAATAACCCGGAGATCTTTCAGCGCATCAAGGATACCGAGCAGAATCTGCTGATCAGGGGCTTGTACGATCAGGAGGTCATCCAAAAGGCCCAGCCCTCCGAGAAGGAAGTAAGGGATTACTACAAAAAGAATATCAAGGAGTACCAGACCCCGGAGCAGGTAAGGGCCAGCCAGATCGTGGTTGACAACTATGCCCAGGCCCAGAAGATATACCAGGAATTGAAATCAAAAAAAGGTCAGCCCTTTGACACCTTGGTGGCCAAATACTCCATCGCCCCCAATGCCCGGAGCAACGGCAGCCTGGGATTGATCAACAAGGATCAGAAGCCATCGCCGGAGCCGGTTCTGTTCAAGACTGCCAAAGGCAAATATTCCAAGGTGATACCCACCGAGCCCCGCTTTGCTGTGGTCAAATTGGTGAAGCAGGAAGGCAAAAAACTGCATCTGAACTGGATCGTGGCCGGGACCGAGGATGAGGCCAAAAAGATAATCGCCGAGCTCAAGGCAGCGCCCGATTCATTCGGGGCCATAGCCGCCAAGAGGTCCCTGGATGCCAGTAAGGACCAGGGCGGCGATCTGGGCCTGGTGACCAAGGACCAAGTGGCCCCAGAGGTTTTCAAAGCCGCCTCCGGCCTGAAAGCCGGCAAATTCACCACCAAACCGGTCAAGCATTTTGCCCAATACGCCATTTATCGCATCGATGACCAGATCAAGGCCGGGGTCAGGGATTTTAAGCAGGTCCAGGCCCAGATAAGCGGCCAGCTTCAGAAAGAGCGCCAGCAGGCGCTTTATGACGGGCTGCTGAATAGGCTGAAGGAAGAGGCCAAGATAGAATATCTAATCGAAGCTCCGGAGCCGGCCAATATGGAAGAAAAACCCGTTGAAAAACCGGAGCCCAAGGGAAAACTCCAAAAGAAGGCCAAACCCAGAAAGTAA